Proteins encoded within one genomic window of Amycolatopsis sp. 2-15:
- a CDS encoding DUF6912 family protein codes for MRVYIPATIAMLRDLESNGEFRARSGTAFALTPALREAYVSGSDEELEYAALLDAARASLRLINAEEKGEPRRAVVSADVDNVTLRADLDAAVVRLDGPVALSQIAAIHVDSAEAADAVSAAAGVIDAADLGDEDAEFVLGDAEDHELAWYAPQELPFLLELM; via the coding sequence GTGAGGGTCTACATTCCGGCGACGATCGCGATGCTCCGCGACCTCGAGTCGAACGGCGAGTTCCGGGCCCGCAGCGGCACGGCGTTCGCGCTGACGCCCGCGCTGCGGGAGGCGTATGTGAGTGGCTCCGACGAGGAGTTGGAGTATGCGGCGTTGTTGGATGCCGCTCGGGCGTCGCTGCGGTTGATCAACGCAGAGGAGAAGGGCGAGCCTCGGCGGGCTGTTGTTTCGGCGGATGTGGATAACGTGACGCTGCGTGCGGATCTCGATGCTGCTGTTGTGCGTCTCGACGGTCCGGTTGCGCTTTCGCAGATTGCTGCGATTCATGTGGATTCCGCGGAGGCTGCCGATGCTGTTTCTGCGGCTGCCGGGGTGATCGACGCGGCCGACCTGGGCGACGAAGATGCGGAGTTTGTGTTGGGGGATGCGGAGGATCATGAGTTGGCTTGGTATGCGCCGCAGGAGTTACCGTTCTTGCTGGAGCTGATGTAG
- a CDS encoding TetR/AcrR family transcriptional regulator, whose amino-acid sequence MNPRERRAARHQPPTFQADTRPRRRRKTPIVEQVIDTALDVIAQEGYEALTMRRLADALDTGPASLYNHVVNKADLGELLIGRLCSELTLPSPSADEWRDQIRDVCEQLRDQYLKYPGISAAAFAMVPTDLQALRVHEGMLAILLTGGVAPQTAAWAIDALLLYVASYCLELSIAHLRSTRADTAWVLDRDELRRRLTALPAETFPHTTRHATELTAGKDHDRFDFTVGLMIDGLNRHSPDSHSDPRDPSEKNRPQ is encoded by the coding sequence GTGAACCCCCGAGAGCGACGCGCGGCGCGCCACCAGCCGCCGACCTTCCAGGCCGACACCCGACCCCGGCGCCGCCGCAAAACCCCGATCGTGGAACAGGTCATCGACACGGCGCTCGACGTGATCGCCCAAGAGGGCTACGAGGCCCTGACCATGCGCCGCCTGGCCGACGCCCTCGACACCGGACCCGCCTCGCTCTACAACCACGTGGTCAACAAAGCCGACCTCGGCGAGCTGCTCATCGGACGCCTGTGCTCCGAGCTCACGCTGCCTTCCCCGTCTGCCGACGAGTGGCGCGACCAGATCCGCGACGTCTGCGAGCAGCTACGCGACCAATACCTGAAGTACCCCGGCATCTCCGCCGCCGCGTTCGCCATGGTCCCCACCGACCTGCAAGCCCTACGCGTCCACGAAGGCATGCTCGCCATCCTGCTCACGGGCGGCGTCGCCCCACAGACCGCCGCGTGGGCCATCGACGCACTCCTGCTCTACGTCGCGTCCTACTGCCTGGAACTCTCCATCGCCCACCTACGCTCCACCCGCGCCGACACCGCCTGGGTCCTCGACCGCGACGAACTCCGCCGCCGCCTCACCGCCCTACCCGCCGAGACGTTCCCCCACACCACCCGCCACGCCACCGAACTCACAGCCGGCAAGGACCACGACCGCTTCGACTTCACGGTGGGCCTGATGATCGACGGCCTCAACCGCCACTCGCCGGATTCACACTCGGACCCCCGCGACCCCAGCGAAAAGAATCGTCCACAATAG
- a CDS encoding FAD-dependent monooxygenase — MSEERVDVTVVGAGPVGLVLAAELALSGAKVQVLERLTEPDEAVKAGAINVPTAEALDRRGLRPAAEQVQRAALGQVGSFARLVEKPDGPRFTGHFAGMVLDADLVDWSDPDLAAHTAVDGARLVPQRELEALLAEHVARLGVPVRRSVEVTSLEDTGAGVLVGTTAGPVRTAWLVGCDGGHSAVRRLAGIDFPGTAPELTGRLAVADIVDPEKLADGWAWSAAGAYRCGPQPGRVTTVEFDGGPVDRAAPVTLEEVQGSLRRVSGTDVTLTALRGTATRWTDNSRQAATYRSGRVFLAGDAAHVHPPFGGQGLNLGVGDAMNLGWKLGAVIAGWAPDGLLTTYDAERRPLGAWVLDWTRAQIGVLRGDPKSAALRTVVADLLATPDGATHAVKKISGVTQRLDLPGDHPLIGRYAPDVRLSDGSRLADHTHSGGFVLLDRTPDGAFSRLAAPWSTRVTTVPDAPATPTGLLLRPDGVVAWATDVPDPAGLAPVLHDWAGAPSPDHAPVG; from the coding sequence GTGTCTGAGGAACGTGTGGACGTGACCGTGGTCGGTGCGGGGCCGGTGGGGCTCGTGCTGGCCGCCGAGCTGGCCTTGTCCGGAGCGAAAGTGCAGGTCCTCGAGCGGCTGACCGAGCCGGACGAGGCGGTGAAGGCCGGCGCGATCAACGTGCCGACGGCCGAGGCGCTCGACCGTCGCGGGTTGCGGCCTGCGGCCGAGCAGGTGCAGCGGGCGGCGCTCGGGCAGGTGGGGTCGTTCGCGCGCCTGGTCGAGAAGCCTGACGGCCCGCGGTTCACCGGCCACTTCGCGGGCATGGTGCTCGACGCCGACCTCGTCGACTGGTCCGATCCCGACCTCGCGGCCCACACCGCCGTCGACGGCGCGCGGCTCGTGCCGCAGCGCGAGCTGGAGGCGCTGCTGGCCGAGCACGTCGCGCGGCTCGGCGTGCCGGTGCGGCGCAGTGTCGAGGTCACCTCGCTCGAGGACACCGGCGCCGGCGTGCTCGTCGGCACCACGGCCGGCCCGGTGCGCACGGCGTGGCTGGTCGGCTGCGACGGCGGGCACAGCGCCGTTCGCCGCCTCGCCGGCATCGACTTCCCCGGCACCGCCCCCGAGCTCACCGGCCGCCTGGCCGTCGCCGATATCGTCGACCCCGAGAAGCTCGCCGACGGCTGGGCGTGGTCGGCCGCGGGTGCCTACCGCTGCGGACCGCAGCCTGGCCGCGTGACCACCGTCGAGTTCGATGGCGGCCCCGTCGACCGTGCCGCGCCCGTCACGCTGGAGGAGGTGCAGGGCAGCCTGCGCCGCGTCTCCGGCACCGACGTCACCCTCACCGCCCTGCGCGGCACGGCCACGCGCTGGACCGACAACTCCCGCCAGGCTGCCACCTACCGCTCCGGCCGCGTCTTCCTCGCCGGCGACGCCGCCCACGTTCATCCGCCCTTCGGCGGCCAGGGCCTCAACCTCGGCGTCGGCGACGCGATGAACCTGGGCTGGAAACTGGGCGCCGTCATTGCCGGTTGGGCCCCCGACGGCCTGCTCACCACCTACGACGCCGAACGCCGCCCCCTCGGCGCCTGGGTCCTCGACTGGACGCGCGCCCAGATCGGCGTCCTGCGCGGCGACCCCAAGTCGGCCGCGCTGCGCACCGTCGTCGCCGACCTGCTCGCCACCCCCGACGGCGCCACCCACGCCGTCAAGAAGATCTCCGGCGTCACCCAGCGCCTCGACCTCCCCGGCGACCACCCGCTCATCGGCCGCTACGCCCCGGACGTGCGGCTGTCCGACGGCTCCCGCCTCGCCGACCACACCCACTCCGGCGGGTTCGTCCTGCTCGACCGCACTCCCGACGGCGCGTTCTCGCGCCTCGCCGCCCCGTGGTCCACCCGCGTCACCACCGTCCCGGACGCCCCCGCCACCCCGACCGGTCTCCTGCTCCGCCCGGACGGCGTCGTCGCCTGGGCTACGGACGTCCCCGACCCCGCCGGCCTCGCCCCGGTCCTGCACGACTGGGCCGGCGCGCCGTCACCCGACCATGCGCCGGTGGGCTGA
- the rsgA gene encoding ribosome small subunit-dependent GTPase A, which produces MARGDWSKLDESDVRVRPGKGTRPRTKRRPEHADAVTAMVIGKDRGRWTCAIDADPLRVVTAMRAREMGRVSVVVGDMVAVVGDVSGLPDTLARIVRVDERTSVLRRTADDTDPYERVVVANAAQLLIVTSLADPPPRTGFIDRCLVACYAGGLEPVLCLTKADLASPDELLAGYAGLDVPAVVTRHDEKPEGLAERLEGRVTALVGHSGVGKSTLVNRLVPDAALATGVVSSVGKGRHTSVAAIALPLPLAGGGWVIDTPGVRSFGLAHVTADDIVNAFEEFAEAAEECPTNCGHLGPPEDPDCALDAVVTEGRASAERLASLRRLLVSRAGGAE; this is translated from the coding sequence TTGGCGCGAGGCGACTGGAGCAAGCTGGACGAATCCGACGTGCGGGTTCGCCCCGGCAAGGGCACCAGGCCCCGGACCAAACGCCGGCCCGAGCACGCCGACGCCGTGACCGCCATGGTGATCGGCAAGGACCGCGGTCGCTGGACGTGCGCCATCGACGCCGATCCGCTCCGTGTGGTCACGGCCATGCGCGCCCGCGAGATGGGACGCGTCTCCGTGGTCGTCGGCGACATGGTCGCCGTGGTCGGCGACGTTTCGGGCCTGCCGGACACCCTCGCCCGCATCGTTCGCGTCGACGAGCGCACCAGCGTGCTGCGCCGCACCGCCGACGACACCGACCCGTACGAGCGCGTGGTGGTCGCCAACGCAGCCCAGCTGCTGATCGTCACGTCGCTCGCCGATCCCCCGCCGCGGACCGGGTTCATCGACCGCTGCCTGGTCGCCTGCTACGCGGGCGGGCTCGAGCCCGTCCTGTGCCTCACGAAAGCCGACCTGGCCAGCCCCGACGAGCTGCTCGCGGGCTACGCGGGCCTCGACGTGCCGGCCGTCGTCACGCGCCACGACGAGAAGCCCGAAGGCCTGGCCGAACGCCTGGAAGGCCGCGTCACGGCGCTCGTCGGGCACTCCGGCGTCGGCAAGTCCACGCTGGTCAACCGCCTGGTGCCCGACGCGGCGCTGGCCACGGGCGTCGTCAGCTCCGTCGGCAAGGGGCGCCACACGTCCGTAGCGGCCATCGCGCTGCCGCTGCCCCTGGCGGGCGGCGGCTGGGTGATCGACACGCCGGGCGTGCGGTCGTTCGGGCTGGCGCACGTGACGGCCGACGACATCGTGAACGCCTTCGAGGAGTTCGCCGAGGCCGCCGAGGAGTGCCCCACGAACTGCGGCCACCTCGGCCCGCCGGAGGACCCGGACTGCGCGCTCGACGCCGTCGTCACCGAAGGCCGCGCGAGCGCCGAGCGGCTGGCGTCGCTGCGGCGGCTGCTGGTTTCCCGAGCGGGTGGCGCGGAGTAG
- a CDS encoding SOS response-associated peptidase, which translates to MCGRYAATKDPAKLIDEFAAVDLTEGAAREDYNVAPTKNVVTVVQRHPRDADGQVLEDEPAERSLRIMKWGLVPFWAKDPSVGSRMINTRAETAAEKPAFKRALKSRRCLVPADGWFEWRRTGKEKEPFYMTDPSGSSLAFGGIWESWRPKDGSSDSEPLITFSIITTDAEGQLRGIHDRMPLIVPREHWDGWLDPDQSSVDGLLVPTPPDFVESLELRPISTLVNNVRNNGPQLLTRTEPSVDSDALF; encoded by the coding sequence ATGTGCGGCCGTTACGCGGCGACGAAGGACCCCGCGAAGCTGATCGACGAGTTCGCCGCGGTCGATCTGACCGAGGGTGCCGCGCGCGAGGACTACAACGTCGCGCCGACCAAGAACGTCGTGACCGTGGTCCAGCGCCACCCCCGCGACGCCGACGGGCAGGTGCTCGAGGACGAGCCCGCCGAGCGGTCGCTGCGGATCATGAAGTGGGGCCTCGTGCCGTTCTGGGCGAAAGACCCCTCCGTCGGCTCGCGAATGATCAACACGCGCGCCGAGACGGCGGCTGAAAAGCCGGCCTTCAAACGCGCGCTGAAGTCGCGCCGCTGCCTGGTGCCGGCCGACGGCTGGTTCGAATGGCGCCGCACGGGCAAGGAGAAGGAACCGTTCTACATGACGGATCCTTCCGGCTCGTCGCTCGCGTTCGGCGGGATCTGGGAGAGCTGGCGCCCGAAGGACGGCTCGTCGGACTCGGAACCGCTGATCACCTTCTCGATCATCACGACCGACGCCGAGGGCCAGCTGCGCGGCATCCACGACCGCATGCCGCTGATCGTCCCGCGCGAGCACTGGGACGGCTGGCTCGACCCGGACCAGTCCTCCGTGGACGGTCTCCTCGTGCCGACGCCGCCGGACTTCGTCGAGTCGCTCGAGCTGCGCCCGATTTCGACGCTGGTCAACAACGTCCGCAACAACGGCCCCCAGCTGCTCACGCGCACCGAACCCTCGGTGGACTCGGACGCGCTGTTCTGA
- a CDS encoding alpha/beta hydrolase family protein, with translation MTTLEIDTPHGPARAELHCAKDGAAALLLGHGAGGGIGAKDLVAVAQAAKAAGVHVALVEQPYRVAGRRAPAPAKQLDAAWLAVADELSAHFDDLPLVFGGRSSGARVACRTASAGQAVAVLCLAFPEHPPGRPEKTRQAELDAVEVPTLVVQGERDPFGRPAAGPHHEVVMVSGDHTLSADLDAVSRAAAEWLGRVLRPHL, from the coding sequence ATGACCACCCTCGAGATCGACACCCCGCACGGCCCCGCCCGCGCCGAGCTCCACTGCGCCAAAGACGGCGCCGCGGCACTGCTGCTGGGCCACGGCGCCGGTGGCGGAATCGGGGCCAAGGACCTGGTCGCGGTCGCGCAAGCCGCGAAGGCGGCCGGGGTGCACGTGGCGCTGGTGGAACAGCCGTACCGCGTGGCGGGGCGCCGGGCTCCTGCCCCGGCGAAGCAACTGGACGCGGCTTGGCTGGCCGTGGCGGACGAGTTGTCGGCGCACTTCGACGACCTGCCGTTGGTCTTCGGTGGCCGTTCTTCGGGTGCGCGGGTCGCCTGCCGGACGGCTTCGGCCGGTCAGGCCGTGGCGGTGTTGTGCCTGGCGTTCCCCGAGCACCCGCCGGGCCGGCCGGAGAAGACGCGGCAGGCGGAACTGGACGCGGTGGAAGTGCCGACCCTGGTGGTGCAGGGCGAGCGCGATCCGTTCGGCCGCCCCGCGGCGGGGCCGCACCACGAGGTGGTGATGGTCTCGGGCGACCACACTTTGTCGGCTGATCTGGACGCTGTTTCGCGTGCGGCGGCGGAGTGGTTGGGGCGGGTGTTGAGGCCACACCTCTGA
- a CDS encoding prevent-host-death protein, with amino-acid sequence MSASVHYESSSEARKNLKSLFDAAGQGRVATMRRDNDTVAVVDVERLRHFLASVVPSRAEVVSEAGGWSVFIPGLPVAADAETFDDAVAGMVEALREYSDDWQDHLRDAPNHRDNWGLVQLIELSSDADLQAWLVNSGR; translated from the coding sequence GTGAGCGCCTCGGTCCACTACGAAAGCTCGAGTGAAGCCCGCAAGAACCTGAAGAGCCTCTTCGACGCCGCCGGCCAGGGTCGCGTGGCCACGATGCGCCGAGACAACGACACGGTGGCGGTCGTGGATGTGGAGCGCCTGCGGCACTTCCTGGCGTCCGTGGTCCCTTCGCGCGCCGAGGTGGTGTCCGAGGCCGGCGGGTGGTCGGTGTTCATCCCCGGGCTTCCGGTGGCGGCCGATGCCGAGACGTTCGACGACGCCGTCGCCGGCATGGTGGAGGCGCTGCGGGAGTACTCGGACGATTGGCAGGATCACCTGCGCGACGCGCCGAACCACCGGGACAACTGGGGTCTGGTCCAGCTGATCGAGCTCAGCAGCGACGCGGACCTGCAGGCTTGGCTGGTGAACAGCGGCCGATGA